Proteins co-encoded in one Oncorhynchus kisutch isolate 150728-3 linkage group LG1, Okis_V2, whole genome shotgun sequence genomic window:
- the creld1a gene encoding protein disulfide isomerase Creld1, with product MRTGWPLLAAGLYSVLSQVVLVRGCMDSCKECSGPQNDLCLECRTGWTLHDNTCVDIDECGTELGQCPPNTYCFNTEGNYQCKGCDQACVGCMGAGPARCRKCAAGYRLTGAKCLDIDECSERVLACSGLDEICTNLDGSFHCDCAEGFTHKNNICVQKKLPSGVGEKGLFEDVQDEEVEVLQQMFFGVLLCALATLAAKGDMVFTSIFMGGVAAMAGYWLIDRGDHVLDSFLKGR from the exons ATGAGGACTGGCTGGCCCCTCCTTGCTGCAGGGCTGTACTCAGTGCTGTCCCAGGTAGTTCTGGTCCGAGGCTGTATGGACTCCTGTAAGGAATGCTCAGGGCCTCAGAATGACCTGTGTCTGGAGTGCAGAACAGGCTGGACCCTCCATGACAACACATGTGTAG ACATAGATGAGTGTGGCACAGAGCTGGGCCAGTGTCCCCCCAACACCTACTGCTTCAACACAGAGGGCAACTATCAGTGCAAAG GCTGTGACCAGGCCTGTGTAGGCTGTATGGGTGCTGGGCCAGCTCGCTGCAGGAAGTGTGCTGCAGGCTACAGACTAACCGGAGCAAAGTGTTTAG atATAGATGAATGCAGTGAGCGGGTTCTGGCATGTTCAGGGCTGGATGAGATCTGTACCAATTTGGATGGTTCTTTCCACTGTGACTGTGCTGAAGGCTTCACACATAAAAACAACATCTGTGTGCAGAAAAAGCTACCCAGTG gtGTGGGTGAGAAGGGTCTGTTTGAGGACGTCCAGGATGAAGAGGTTGAGGTTCTACAGCAGATGTTCTTTGGGGTGCTGCTCTGTGCTCTGGCCACCCTGGCTGCTAAAGGAGACATGGTCTTCACCTCCATCTTCATGGGTGGAGTGGCGGCCATGGCTGGATACTGGCTCATAGACAGGGGAGACCACGTACTGGACAGCTTTCTGAAGGGACGCTAG